A region of Carassius auratus strain Wakin chromosome 11, ASM336829v1, whole genome shotgun sequence DNA encodes the following proteins:
- the LOC113110759 gene encoding vimentin-type intermediate filament-associated coiled-coil protein-like yields the protein MSSPSPVQIREANAHLAALYRRVTDLEQRLEDAEKTVREQAESLIRKDEQLRATTQEITEAKDKEIFFLHEKLCQSDESIHKLNQTIKEKDSLIGQLQHRCQLLDNICKSRPFLDSMLAQMAEAERMGPVSDLGKPTTNSSLKDGESTCSPSCLSNHKDFSLSEDDSDDQELDGVVFGTTV from the exons ATGTCGTCCCCGTCGCCGGTGCAGATAAGAGAGGCGAACGCGCACCTGGCGGCGCTGTACAGACGCGTCACGGACCTGGAGCAGAGGCTCGAGGACGCGGAGAAAACCGTGCGCGAGCAGGCGGAGAGCCTCATCCGCAAAGACGAGCAACTGCGAGCAACCACGCAAGAAATCACGGAGGCCAAGGACAA AGAGATTTTCTTCCTCCATGAGAAGCTCTGTCAATCGGATGAATCCATCCATAAACTCAACCAAACGATTAAGGAAAAAGATTCTTTAATCGGACAGTTACAACACCGATGTCAGCTGTTGGACAACATTTGCAAAAGCCGTCCATTTTTGGACAGCATGCTGGCCCAGATGGCCGAGGCCGAGAGGATGGGGCCTGTCAGTGACTTGGGGAAGCCCACGACCAACAGCTCTCTCAAGGACGGAGAGTCCACCTGCAGCCCCAGCTGCCTCTCCAACCACAAAGACTTCTCCCTCAGCGAGGACGACTCTGACGATCAGGAATTAGATGGGGTTGTGTTTGGGACCACAGTATGA
- the LOC113110757 gene encoding NADH dehydrogenase [ubiquinone] 1 alpha subcomplex subunit 11-like codes for MGYWDLEEGKDCVAKTWITTKIATAIGLVGSAYHIVAFPPETAVEALTRATSGTVTMAAMGAIFGMATCLSAQAREAPDDPTNYFIGGCASGIFLGARTHSAITGTTACFGLGTLAMFTKIGKKEGWRLTGPPKL; via the exons ATGGGCTACTGGGATCTGGAAGAGGGCAAAGACTGCGTTGCCAAAACATGGATCACCACCAAAATAGCCACTGCCATCG GGTTGGTAGGTTCTGCTTACCACATTGTGGCATTTCCACCTGAAACAGCTGTTGAGGCTTTGACCAGAGCAACATCTGGCACTGTCACCATGG CCGCCATGGGCGCCATCTTTGGAATGGCCACCTGTCTGAGCGCACAGGCCAGAGAAGCACCTGACGACCCAACCAACTATTTCATCGGTGGATGTGCTTCAGGTATTTTCCTCGGGGCACGAA cacaCAGTGCTATCACAGGTACCACAGCGTGTTTTGGTTTGGGAACTTTGGCTATGTTCACCAAGATTGGAAAAAAGGAAGGCTGGAGACTAACAGGACCCCCAAAACTGTGA